The Natrinema saccharevitans genome includes the window CCGCGAAGAGGATGCCGTTGGACTTGACGTGTTTCAGGGTCTGCCACGCGAAGACCATCGTCTCGAGTTCCTCGTCGGTGGGCTCGCGCTCGGTGACGACCTCGAGGTCGTCGGTCGAAATCGACTGGAGGTCCCGTTCCTGAACGAGGCGGCCGCCGACCAGCGGCTTCTCGGTGAAGCGCTCTGTTCGTTCGCCGAGTTCGCCCACATCGAGGACGCGGAGGTTGTCCTTCTCGCAGAGCACCTCGAGGGCGTCGTCGGTGTAACCGGGGGCGACGACGACCTCTTTGAAGGAGTCGACGACCTGCTCGGCGGTCGCGGCGTCGCACTCGCGGTTCAGCGCGACGATGCCGCCGAAGGCGCTCATCGGGTCCGTCGAGAGGGCCTTCTCGTAGGCCGTCGCGAGGTCGTCGGCGGTCGCACAGCCCGCCGGGTTGGTGTGTTTGATGACCGCCGCGGCGGGCTCGTCGAACTCCTTGATGAGATTGAGCGCGCCGTCGGCGTCGTTGTAGTTGTTGTACGACAGCGCCTTCGCGCCCTCGTTCAACTGGTCGGCGTGGACGACGCTGGCCTCGTCGGCGGTGTAGTCGGCGTAGACCGCGGCGTCCTGATGGGGGTTCTCCCCGTAACGGAGTTCGTCGGCGCGGTCGTCCGAGACGAGTCGACGGGCGGGCAGCCCCTCCGAATCCGGCGCGGTCGGGGTATCGGCGTCGACCGTCACGTCGCCGGCCTCGAGGTCGATATCGACCGCGTCCTCGGCGAACCACTTCACGGCCCGGGGATAGGCGCGGAACTCGCCCTCGTGGAGGACCCGCTCTTTGAGGTCGTCCTCGTCGTCGCCCTCGTAGACCGGGAGCGGCTCCTGCGTGACGATCGGGCCGGCGTCGACGTCGTCTTCGATCACGTTGCCGTCGGCGTCGGTCGCGTCCGTGACGACGTGGACCGTACAGCCCGTGACCGAGACGCCCGCCTCGAGCGCGTCGCCCCAGGCGTCCATCCCGGGGAACGACGGCAGCAGCGCGGGGTGGACGTTCAGCGTCGTGGGGGCCGCCTCGAGGAAGGTGTCCGAGAGGATCCGCATGTAGCCGTCCAGGCAGACGAGGTCGAACTCGTAGCCCGAGAGGGCCTCGAGAACCGCTTCCTCGTGTTCGGTGCGGTTCATGTCGTCCTCGAGCGGGACGATTTCGGTCGGAATCCCCCGCTCGGCCGCGCCCTCCAGCACCGGCGCGTCCGGATCGGTCGCGAGGATCACGGCGAACTCGGCCCCGCCCGGCGCTCGGTCGACGATGTTCAACAGGTTGCGCCCTCGGTTGCCGGCCATCCCGGCGATTCGCGTCATGGTCGTACGCCCGCCCGCGAGGGGCAAAGCCGTTGCGGTCTCGATCCCCGAGTTATGCACAACTGTGTATCGTTCGGACAGTATTTCCGAATCGGACGCTCGAGATATGCACGCTCGTGACTCCGTGCGGGTCGCGGTTTCGATACGCTTTTGCACCGCGCTGGAAAGACTCGCACGATGACCGACACCGACGCCCTGTACGCCGTCTCGCCGCTGGACGGCCGGTACGACGGCCGGACCGCACCGCTGTCGCCGTACGCGAGCGAGGCCGCCCTGATGCGGGCCCGCGTTCGCGTCGAGGTCGAGTACCTGATCGCGCTGGCCGACCTCGAGGCGACGCCGCTGGAACTCGGCCTCGAGGACCGCGAGGAGCTACGGGGCCTCTACAAGCACTTCGCCGAGGAGGACGCCGAACTGATCAAGAAACTCGAGACCGAGGGCCACGCCGGCTTCGAGGCGACCAACCACGACGTCAAGGCCGTCGAGTACTTCGTCCGCCACCGGCTGCCCGACGGCAGCGACGCCTCGGCCTGGATCCACTTCGGGCTGACGAGCGAGGACGTGAACAACCTCGCCCACCGGCTGCTGGTCCGCGACGCCGTCGACGAAGTGCTGCTGCCCGAGCTGTACGACGTCCGCGACGCCCTCGCGGAGATGGCGCGGGAGTACCGGGACCTGCCGATGCTGGCTCGCACCCACGGCCAGCCCGCGACGCCGACGACCTTCGGGAAGGAGATGGCCGTCTACGCCGCGCGGCTGGGTCGCGCGACCGGCCGGATCCGACGGGCGACAGACGACCTGCGCGGCAAACTCGGCGGCGCGTCGGGCACCTACGCGGCCCACGTCGCCGCCTATCCCGACGTCGACTGGCAGGACTTCGCGGAGAGTTTCGTTCGGGAGTTGGGCCTCGAGTTCGAACCCCTCACCACGCAGGTCAACCCGTGTGACGATCTGGCGGCGCTGTTCGACGCCGTCCGCGGGGCCAACGACGTGCTGCTCGACCTCGATCTCGACATGTGGCTCTACGTCTCCGACCGCTACCTCGGCCAGGAGGCCGTCGAGGGCGAAACCGGCTCCTCGACGATGCCCCACAAGGTCAACCCGATCGACTTCGAGAACAGCGAGGGGAACCTCTCGAAAGCGAACTCCGATCTGACCTTCCTCGCCGACTACGTCACCACTTCCCGGCTCCAGCGGGACCTCTCGGACTCGACGGTCAAGCGCAACATCGGCGGGGCCTTCGCCCACTGCCTGATCGCCTACGGGAAGACCGCCGCCGGCCTCTCGAAGGTCGTGCCGAACGAGCAGGTCATGCGCGACGACCTCGCGAACACGCCCGAGATCATCGGCGAAGCCGTCCAGACGATCCTCCGGCGCGAGGGCCAAGAAGACGCCTACGAGCGCGTCAAGGCCGTCACCCGGGGCAAGGACGTCACCCTCGAGGACTTCCGCGACATGTTCGACGACCTCGAGATCGACGAGAGCGTTCTCGAGGAGCTGCGCGCGCTGACGCCGGCCGGGTACACGGGCGTGGCGAGCGAGTTGGTCGACGGCCTCGAGTAGACGGGTTCCGGCGGGATCTGCATCGCCCGCCGCGTCGACGAAGCCGGTAGTAAAATTACGTTTCAGGCACCTATCTCGGTCGCTACCGGCGGCTTCGGAGTCGAACGTCGTACTCACACGCCGTCGAGATTCGATTCAGGGACTCCCTGACGGCTGCCATCGTTTCCGCGTCGGGAAACCGTAGTTCGGACGGTCGATGTCGGCCGAGTAGCCGGTCGAGTCGTCGGCGTAGCCGCGTCGATGCCGCTCCGTCCGGGGTCGACCAAGTGACGACGGCGGTCAGGTCCGTCTCGTCGAATTCGATAGCTGCGATCGCCTCGAGATCGTACGCTCGAGACCGCGTGGAGTCGTCGATGACGAGTTCGACGCAGGTCGTCCCCGCCCGCAGTTCGTACCGTCGTTCACCGACGGCCCAGGAGTGCAGGTCCGACCGGGCGAGCAGGCACGTTTCGGTGAGCGAACGAACGGACTCCCGTAACTCGGCTTTCGTGGTCGCATCGAGACCTCGGAGATTGGCGTTTCTGACGTGTGCCTCGTCCGGCGTCGAGTGATACCGCCACTCGTCGTCGTCGACGACCAAAATCTGTTTGACGTCGTAGAGCCGCCACGTCCGCTCCGGTTCGGAAGAGATCGAGAACGGGACCATCGCCGTCCGCCCGTCGCCCTCGAGCGATCGGTGGAACTCGGTTCCGAGATTCGGTGCCCACGTCCGACGCTCGTCGGAAACGCGTCGGAAGTCGGTTCGAAGCGCCTCGAGCGCTCCCGGGGCCCGAGTGGCGAGTTCGTCTTCCCACACGAGGACGCGAAGCGCCGTTCCGTGTTCGACGGCCCACTCGAGGACCGCGTTTTCGGCCTCGATCAGTCGAGCATTGTAGCTCCGGTCGGTCGCGTCCGTCTTTCGCACGAGGAGTCTGTGCGTCCAGTTCGACGGGTATGG containing:
- the purH gene encoding bifunctional phosphoribosylaminoimidazolecarboxamide formyltransferase/IMP cyclohydrolase; protein product: MTRIAGMAGNRGRNLLNIVDRAPGGAEFAVILATDPDAPVLEGAAERGIPTEIVPLEDDMNRTEHEEAVLEALSGYEFDLVCLDGYMRILSDTFLEAAPTTLNVHPALLPSFPGMDAWGDALEAGVSVTGCTVHVVTDATDADGNVIEDDVDAGPIVTQEPLPVYEGDDEDDLKERVLHEGEFRAYPRAVKWFAEDAVDIDLEAGDVTVDADTPTAPDSEGLPARRLVSDDRADELRYGENPHQDAAVYADYTADEASVVHADQLNEGAKALSYNNYNDADGALNLIKEFDEPAAAVIKHTNPAGCATADDLATAYEKALSTDPMSAFGGIVALNRECDAATAEQVVDSFKEVVVAPGYTDDALEVLCEKDNLRVLDVGELGERTERFTEKPLVGGRLVQERDLQSISTDDLEVVTEREPTDEELETMVFAWQTLKHVKSNGILFADGTETVGIGMGQVSRVDAVRLAAMKADEHAEGKDAEGAVMASDAFFPFPDGIEEAVEAGIEAVIQPGGSVNDEDVIEAADEHGMAMAFTGQRSFRHD
- the purB gene encoding adenylosuccinate lyase, whose protein sequence is MTDTDALYAVSPLDGRYDGRTAPLSPYASEAALMRARVRVEVEYLIALADLEATPLELGLEDREELRGLYKHFAEEDAELIKKLETEGHAGFEATNHDVKAVEYFVRHRLPDGSDASAWIHFGLTSEDVNNLAHRLLVRDAVDEVLLPELYDVRDALAEMAREYRDLPMLARTHGQPATPTTFGKEMAVYAARLGRATGRIRRATDDLRGKLGGASGTYAAHVAAYPDVDWQDFAESFVRELGLEFEPLTTQVNPCDDLAALFDAVRGANDVLLDLDLDMWLYVSDRYLGQEAVEGETGSSTMPHKVNPIDFENSEGNLSKANSDLTFLADYVTTSRLQRDLSDSTVKRNIGGAFAHCLIAYGKTAAGLSKVVPNEQVMRDDLANTPEIIGEAVQTILRREGQEDAYERVKAVTRGKDVTLEDFRDMFDDLEIDESVLEELRALTPAGYTGVASELVDGLE